The following proteins are co-located in the Camarhynchus parvulus chromosome 17, STF_HiC, whole genome shotgun sequence genome:
- the LRRC26 gene encoding leucine-rich repeat-containing protein 26 — protein MGRWRLPGPVLGLLLLLCPPGWAACPAACRCSPGEADCSERGLLEVPWSLSANTSALWLAHNFISVLGPRSFPPLPGLRLLSLAHNRLELIHPQALRGLGALQELDLSHNHLSVLTPETFRPLTGLATLNLASNRLGQLEPGVPGALPQLRELLLQDNPWVCSCSILPLWRWLSHNRDKVREKSLLLCRVPELLNKYPIMAFGDESFRQCQDTSLSPKHYIAFFTIGPFSFLASIFFCTFLGSLVVFYHSLRRESHCWRRPRICRVH, from the exons ATGGGCCGCTGGAGGCTGCCCGGCCCCGTGCTgggcctgctgctgctcctgtgcccgCCGGGCTGGGCCGCCTGCCCGGCCGCCTGCCGCTGCTCCCCGGGAGAGGCGGACTGCAGCGAGCGAGGCCTCCTCGAGGTGCCCTGGAGCCTCTCGGCCAACACCAGCGCCCTGTGGCTGGCCCACAACTTCATCTCCGTGCTGGGACCCCGCTCCTTCCCTccgctgccggggctgcggctgctcagcctggcccaCAACCGCCTGGAGCTGATCCACCCTCAGGCGCTGCGGGGGCTCGGGGCGCTGCAGGAGCTGGACCTCAGCCACAACCACCTCAGCGTGCTCACCCCCGAAACCTTCCGGCCCCTCACCGGCCTGGCCACGCTCAACCTGGCCAGCaacaggctggggcagctggagcccGGGGTGCCGGGCGCCTTGCCCCAGCTCCGGGAACTTCTCCTGCAGGACAACCCCtgggtgtgcagctgcagcatcctgccCCTCTGGCGCTGGCTCAGCCACAACAGGGACAAAGTGCGAG aGAAGAGTTTGCTCCTCTGCAGAgttccagagctgctgaacaAGTATCCGATCATGGCCTTTGGGGACGAGTCCttcaggcagtgccaggacacctccctgtcccccaaGCACTACATCGCCTTCTTCACCATCGGGCCCTTCTCCTTCCTGGCCAGCATCTTCTTCTGCACCTTCCTGGGCTCCCTGGTCGTGTTCTACCACAGCCTGCGCCGGGAGTCCCACTGCTGGAGGAGACCCCGCATCTGCAGGGTGCACTGA
- the RNF224 gene encoding RING finger protein 224, whose translation MSQAGGSPRAEGSGPSVGAHSRTPSRGSQRVECIICYSSYDLGVRLPRRLYCGHTFCQACLKRLDAVSNEQRWIPCPQCRQNTPTPRGGVTMLDLDLATFLAVKADKEQPRGAGRSPAALPAKGPGKEPAVTQQPAGLCQEPVPPALLPRRGCCRLCLCCGVTAAFES comes from the coding sequence atgTCGCAGGCCGGTGGCAGCCCCCGGGCCGAGGGCTCGGGGCCGAGTGTCGGGGCGCACTCGCGCACCCCGAGCCGGGGCAGCCAGCGCGTCGAGTGCATCATCTGCTACTCCTCCTACGACCTGGGCGTGCGGCTGCCGCGGCGCCTCTACTGCGGGCACACCTTCTGCCAGGCGTGCCTGAAGCGCCTGGACGCGGTCAGCAACGAGCAGCGCTGGATCCCGTGCCCGCAGTGCCGCCAGAACACGCCCACGCCGCGCGGAGGGGTCACCATGCTGGACCTGGACCTGGCCACCTTCCTGGCCGTCAAGGCTGACAAGGAGCAGCCGCGAGGCGCCGGCAGGAgcccggccgcgctgcccgccAAGGGCCCGGGCAAGGAGCCGGCCGTGACCCAGCAGCCGGCGGGGCTGTGCCAAGAGCCGGTGCCCCCGGCGCTGCTGCCCCGGCGCGGCTGCTGCcggctgtgcctgtgctgcgGGGTCACCGCCGCCTTCGAGAGCTGA
- the CYSRT1 gene encoding cysteine-rich tail protein 1, with product MDRGVTVQNPYASVNIPREQFQQSFITRYLRDEPTVIANPAAVPSYGTGGHTDLANGCNSPAISTDKSWSRPYNPYASLRMPNGDSSASFYTVTLEKPPKGQEQGAGSRCGCCRCCSCCPKCCCVIS from the coding sequence ATGGATCGGGGAGTCACCGTGCAGAACCCCTACGCCAGCGTCAACATCCCGCGGGAGCAGTTCCAGCAGAGCTTCATCACTCGCTACCTGAGAGACGAGCCCACCGTCATCGCCAACCCCGCGGCCGTGCCCTCCTACGGCACCGGGGGGCACACAGATCTTGCCAATGGCTGCAACAGCCCTGCCATCTCCACAGACAAGTCCTGGTCCCGTCCCTACAACCCCTATGCCAGCCTGAGGATGCCCAATGGGGACTCGTCTGCCTCCTTCTACACCGTGACCCTGGAGAAGCCACCCaagggccaggagcagggggctggcagtcgatgtggctgctgcaggtgctgctcctgctgcccaaagTGCTGCTGTGTCATCTCCTAA